The stretch of DNA GGGTTACCGGATCTTCCAAAAGCTCAGCTTTCAGACCCAACTGTGAATTCGTGGCTTGAGGACCATCAAGCAAAGCTCGTCGAGATTGTTACTTCAAAGATTGGTTTCGATCACGCTGGCGCAATTACGTATTCGAATAGCGAAAAAATCCCTCATCCCGAGCTGCGCCATCACAATATTCCTTGGATTAGTGCCGAGGCTTCCGACTTCTTTGGCAGGTATTCCGGCAAAGAACCGTTTTTTGCATTTCTAGCACCCACTGCGGTCCATGGTCCCTGGCACCCAGAGCAGTATGAAAACGACCTCCGCTATACCCCCGGTGGATTCCGCCCCGATGTGCCTCAATACCAGATTCCTAGTGCTGACATGCAAGCTCGGTTGGAGGGATTGAGTAGCGGAGAGAAACACCATACTGCAGGCCTCGCGGCTCTGGATCAACACGTTGGAGTGGTCTTCGATACGCTCGAGCGACTAGGATGTCTTGATGACACATTGATTATTTTCACGGCTGACCATGGCGTGGAACCGGGGAAAAGTGGGGTTTACCGTTTTGGCAATCATGTGCCATTGATCATGAGGTGGCCGAGAGAGATTTCTCCCGGAACGGTCAGCCAGCAGTTGGTCGCTCAGGTGGATCTTCTGGCGACTTTGACGAGGATAGCAGGGCTTGATTTGCCGGAAGAGCAAGTCTTTGACGGAGTGGATCTAACCCCTCTCTTCAAAGACCCGAACGAAGCTGTTCGCGATACGATCTACACGGAGATGGGACATGTGCGTGCAGTTTTTGACGGGCGGTATCAATACGTTGCTTTTCGTTATCCGGAGAGGGTTTTGGATGGAATTCGAGAGGATCGATCTGTTCGAGCACCCAATCATATTGGGTATCCGCAGGTGCATGCAGAGTTTACCGCGACCTTCTTCCCGGCCTATTTCAGTCCTGATCAGCTTTACGATTTGCGGACCGATCCGTATCAGCTGAAAAACCGATGGGATGACCCCGAACTTTCGACGGTTCGCAAACGACTGCAGAAGACTCTATTTGAACAAACGGATTCCTTTCCTCACGCCTTTCCGCAAGAGGCGGATCCATTCTTTTCGTCGGAAAGGTACAAAGAATTGGTTGAGGCTTTTTTGAGTGAAGGCCCCCGCGAGACCGTTTGGGAGGCTCGTGACCTCGACGAGATCTCATGGCCACCGGTTCGATGAGCGGCTCCTTAGGTATCATTCTGAACGACATGCACTCAGGGTTCTCCTGTGTCTCATGGTGAATTACGGAGATAGGTTTCAATAAGAGTTCGGTGGGGTTCCTTTTTTCGTAGGGAAGCACGGGATCAGACTTCCACGGGAAAGGTAAAACTCACGTTTTTCGGTGACCTATCGATGGCGGTTATGCCGTTGATGAAGGCAGATCCAGGGAGTTATAAAGTTGCATGAGGATCTGTGTTTTCGGAGCAGGCGGACTCGGCGGTTTTTTCGGCGGTTGGCTTGCTGCTAGTGGAGCGGACGTGACGTTTATCGCCCGTGGAAGGCACTTTGAGGCAATGGAGCAGCGCGGCCTTGATGTTCGGAGCGGTTTTGGCAACAAGATGATCTCTCCGGTGAAGGTAGTCGAGGATCCGAAACAAGTTGGGGGAATCGATATTCTGGTTTTCGCAGTAAAATCATTTGATCTGCCTGAAGCCGTTTCGCACTGCCAACCTCATATCGAGCCAGGAACCTTGATTGTCTCTCTTTTGAATGGGGTGGATTGGGTCGATACTTTGCGAGGAGCTTTTCCCGAATGCCCGCTCGCGGCCGGGATCACTATGGTGCCCTCCAACATCCTTTCACCCGGCATCATCCAGCACCAAGGTTCAAATAAATCTATCGTCTTGGGGGTGGTTGGCGGGGGGACTCCCGATTCACTCGTGACGTTTGGAGAATTAATGAACCAGGCTCATATCGACGCCCGGATCATTGAAAATCCTGAGGTTTCGCTATGGAGGGAGTTCATTGGCTGGTCAGCAGGCGCTGGGGTTACGAGCCTTTGCCGTCAACCTTTCGGAGTGATCCAGGAGGATTCGGCTCTGAAAAAAACGGTGAAGGCAGCAATGGAAGAGGTGGCGGCACTCGCGAGAGCTAAAAATATAGCGATTTCCGACGATACCGTTTCAGCAATGATGAATAGGTTTCTTAGCCTTCCGCCATCGGCAAAGTCTTCGATGTTGGTTGACTTAGAGAAGGGGAAACCAATCGAGCTGGAAGCGGGTCCAGGAACAGTTGTCCGCCAGTCACAAAACAAGGGAATCGATACTCCAGTCAATAGAGCCATCCTTGCGGCACTGGGACCGTTCGCGAACGGACAATGAGTGATTCCCTATTTTGTGAATAGGTAGGCCCGCTATTCCTGTTTTTGGTCCTTTGACCTCTACTTTGCGGAAAGGATTCGGAATCGTACAGGGGTGCTCAGGAAGCCAACGTCACTCTTTATTTTTGCTACTGTGACCCTTGCGGGAGTGGCTCAGGCAAACATCAACTGGACGTGGAGTTGGGTCGGGACTGCGGGAATAGAGGCCGGGTTTTTCGAGACCAATGGTAGCTTGAGCGGAGGAAGCGCTCCGGC from Verrucomicrobiota bacterium encodes:
- a CDS encoding sulfatase-like hydrolase/transferase produces the protein MIRSVGFLLLFWAVLPLYSTAEVSPPNIVLIFSDEMRPEYLGCYGGKYPTPNIDRLAEEGILFENAYTAASACTPSRYSVLTGQYPGRSAAMAEKFEVNEPYSVAWDTFIEGDRLTIPKILRGAGYVSGMFGKNHVTASAIERHLGLPDLPKAQLSDPTVNSWLEDHQAKLVEIVTSKIGFDHAGAITYSNSEKIPHPELRHHNIPWISAEASDFFGRYSGKEPFFAFLAPTAVHGPWHPEQYENDLRYTPGGFRPDVPQYQIPSADMQARLEGLSSGEKHHTAGLAALDQHVGVVFDTLERLGCLDDTLIIFTADHGVEPGKSGVYRFGNHVPLIMRWPREISPGTVSQQLVAQVDLLATLTRIAGLDLPEEQVFDGVDLTPLFKDPNEAVRDTIYTEMGHVRAVFDGRYQYVAFRYPERVLDGIREDRSVRAPNHIGYPQVHAEFTATFFPAYFSPDQLYDLRTDPYQLKNRWDDPELSTVRKRLQKTLFEQTDSFPHAFPQEADPFFSSERYKELVEAFLSEGPRETVWEARDLDEISWPPVR
- a CDS encoding 2-dehydropantoate 2-reductase, which encodes MRICVFGAGGLGGFFGGWLAASGADVTFIARGRHFEAMEQRGLDVRSGFGNKMISPVKVVEDPKQVGGIDILVFAVKSFDLPEAVSHCQPHIEPGTLIVSLLNGVDWVDTLRGAFPECPLAAGITMVPSNILSPGIIQHQGSNKSIVLGVVGGGTPDSLVTFGELMNQAHIDARIIENPEVSLWREFIGWSAGAGVTSLCRQPFGVIQEDSALKKTVKAAMEEVAALARAKNIAISDDTVSAMMNRFLSLPPSAKSSMLVDLEKGKPIELEAGPGTVVRQSQNKGIDTPVNRAILAALGPFANGQ